The following coding sequences lie in one Fundidesulfovibrio magnetotacticus genomic window:
- the plsX gene encoding phosphate acyltransferase PlsX, with protein sequence MNPSPSRPRIAVDAMGGDFGPHVVVPGAVQAARREQYDLLLVGDEPRIAAELSKLDTRGIVVRIVHATQVADMHDKPSEALRKKKDSSIQVCCNLVRGEQADGLISAGNTGVVLACSLFTLGRLEGVDRPALVTILPTERSPCVLVDAGANVDCKAINLMQFGIMADVMSRVLLGCQEPRVALLSNGEEEGKGNQLVKEAFDLFKHCSLNFVGNIEGRDIFTGEVDVVVCDGFVGNVAIKQAEGLASSLGRLLKGELRRGFFAKIGTTLALSALKRFSRLMDYAEYGGAPLLGLNGTVIVSHGASNQKAIANAVDMAGKLVRKDTAHLLKEGLAANKDFALYTKRTAQAG encoded by the coding sequence GACGCCATGGGGGGGGATTTCGGCCCCCACGTGGTGGTCCCCGGCGCGGTCCAGGCCGCCAGACGCGAGCAGTACGACCTCCTGTTGGTGGGCGACGAGCCGCGCATCGCCGCCGAGCTTTCCAAGCTCGACACGCGCGGCATCGTTGTGCGCATCGTGCACGCCACCCAGGTGGCGGACATGCACGACAAGCCCTCGGAGGCCCTTCGCAAAAAGAAGGACTCCTCCATCCAGGTTTGCTGCAACCTCGTGCGCGGCGAGCAGGCGGACGGGCTCATCAGCGCCGGCAACACCGGCGTGGTGCTGGCGTGCAGCCTCTTCACCCTCGGGCGTCTCGAGGGGGTGGACCGGCCCGCCCTGGTCACCATCCTGCCCACCGAGCGCTCCCCGTGCGTGCTCGTGGACGCCGGGGCCAACGTGGACTGCAAGGCCATCAACCTCATGCAGTTCGGCATCATGGCGGACGTGATGTCGCGCGTGCTCCTCGGCTGCCAGGAGCCCCGCGTGGCGCTGCTCTCCAACGGCGAGGAGGAGGGCAAGGGCAACCAGCTGGTCAAGGAAGCCTTCGACCTCTTCAAACACTGCTCGCTCAACTTCGTCGGCAACATCGAAGGACGCGACATCTTCACCGGCGAGGTGGACGTGGTGGTGTGCGACGGCTTCGTGGGCAACGTGGCCATCAAGCAGGCCGAGGGCCTGGCCTCGTCCCTGGGGAGGCTCCTCAAGGGCGAGCTGCGCCGCGGCTTCTTCGCCAAGATCGGCACCACCCTGGCGCTCTCGGCGCTCAAGCGCTTCTCGCGCCTCATGGACTACGCCGAATACGGCGGCGCGCCCCTGCTGGGCCTGAACGGCACCGTCATCGTCAGCCACGGGGCTTCCAATCAGAAGGCCATCGCCAACGCCGTGGACATGGCCGGGAAGCTCGTGCGCAAGGACACCGCGCACCTGCTCAAGGAAGGCCTGGCCGCCAACAAGGACTTCGCCCTCTACACCAAACGCACGGCCCAGGCCGGCTAA
- the acpP gene encoding acyl carrier protein: protein MSVAEKVKEIIVDQLGVSADEVKPEAKFVDDLGADSLDLTELIMAMEEEFGVEIADEDAQKIVKVQDAIDYVAAKQA, encoded by the coding sequence ATGTCCGTCGCTGAAAAAGTTAAGGAAATCATCGTTGACCAGTTGGGCGTCTCTGCCGACGAGGTCAAGCCCGAAGCCAAGTTCGTGGACGATCTGGGTGCCGACTCCCTCGACCTCACCGAGCTGATCATGGCCATGGAAGAGGAGTTCGGCGTGGAAATCGCCGACGAGGACGCCCAGAAGATCGTCAAGGTCCAGGACGCCATCGACTACGTGGCGGCCAAGCAGGCCTAG
- the fabG gene encoding 3-oxoacyl-[acyl-carrier-protein] reductase — MKNPPRLTALVTGGSRGIGAAVSKRLAQDGFSVILTYVSKPEEAKAVAAHIMAEGGEAQALRLDVGDREAIAAFFKEHIEGKVDLDVLVNNAGITKDGLLVRMKDEDWDRVIGVNLTGAFTCLREAAKIMMKRRAGRIVNIVSVVGQTGNAGQANYVAAKAGLIGLTKTAAVELAPRGVTVNAVAPGFIESDMTSVLPEAVKENFLQQIPLKKMGTPEDVASAVSYLASPGASYVTGQVLAVNGGLHRS; from the coding sequence ATGAAAAATCCTCCCCGGCTCACAGCCCTCGTCACCGGAGGCTCGCGCGGCATCGGCGCGGCCGTTTCCAAGCGCCTTGCCCAGGACGGCTTCTCCGTGATCCTCACCTACGTCTCCAAGCCCGAGGAGGCCAAGGCCGTGGCGGCCCACATCATGGCCGAGGGCGGAGAGGCCCAGGCCCTGCGCCTGGACGTGGGCGACCGCGAGGCGATCGCCGCCTTCTTCAAGGAACACATCGAGGGCAAGGTGGACCTGGACGTGCTGGTGAACAACGCCGGCATCACCAAGGACGGCCTGCTCGTGCGCATGAAGGACGAAGACTGGGACCGCGTGATCGGCGTCAACCTCACCGGGGCCTTCACCTGCCTGCGCGAGGCCGCCAAGATCATGATGAAGCGGCGCGCCGGGCGCATCGTGAACATCGTCTCGGTGGTTGGCCAGACGGGCAACGCGGGCCAGGCCAACTACGTGGCCGCCAAGGCCGGGCTCATCGGGCTCACCAAGACGGCCGCCGTGGAGCTGGCCCCGCGCGGCGTCACCGTGAACGCCGTGGCCCCCGGCTTCATCGAGTCCGACATGACCTCCGTGCTTCCCGAGGCCGTGAAGGAAAATTTCCTGCAGCAGATTCCGCTGAAGAAAATGGGCACGCCCGAGGATGTGGCCTCGGCCGTGTCCTACCTGGCCTCGCCGGGGGCGTCCTACGTCACCGGGCAGGTCCTGGCCGTCAACGGCGGCCTCCACCGCAGCTGA
- the fabF gene encoding beta-ketoacyl-ACP synthase II, protein MKLHRVVVTGMAAVTPLGNDLATSWTNLLGGVSGAGPITRFDPTGFDTTFACEVKGFDPSPFIPAKQAKRLDLFAQYAVAASLMAIKDADLAITPELAPHVGTIIGCGMGGLSTIEEQHKKLLAGGPSRVSPFFIPVLIANMAAGQAAIFTGAKGPNVCTTTACASGAHGVGYAYTDIMLGRSKAMICGGVESTIAVLAVSGFNALKALSTRNDDPKRASRPFDKERTGFVIGEGAGILVLEELEFAKARGARILAEVVGFGASGDAFHMTAPPESGEGMALAMGAALRESGLKPEEIDCVNAHGTSTQLNDACETKAVKTVFGSHAHKLSVTANKSMIGHCLGAAGAIESVFSIKSIMEQVVPPTINYTTPDPDCDLDYTPGEPRKREVRAVMNNSFGFGGTNASVVFKRFE, encoded by the coding sequence ATGAAGCTCCATCGCGTCGTCGTTACCGGCATGGCCGCCGTCACCCCCCTGGGCAACGACCTGGCCACCAGCTGGACCAACCTCCTGGGCGGAGTCTCGGGCGCGGGTCCCATCACCCGCTTCGACCCCACAGGCTTCGACACCACGTTCGCCTGCGAGGTCAAAGGGTTCGACCCCTCGCCCTTCATCCCCGCCAAGCAGGCCAAACGCCTCGACCTCTTCGCCCAGTACGCGGTCGCCGCGTCGCTGATGGCGATCAAGGACGCGGACCTCGCCATCACCCCCGAGCTGGCCCCCCACGTGGGCACCATCATCGGCTGCGGCATGGGCGGGCTCTCCACCATAGAGGAACAGCACAAGAAGCTCCTGGCCGGCGGTCCCTCGCGGGTTTCGCCCTTCTTCATCCCGGTGCTCATCGCCAACATGGCCGCAGGCCAGGCGGCCATCTTCACCGGCGCCAAGGGCCCCAACGTGTGCACCACCACGGCCTGCGCCTCCGGCGCCCACGGCGTGGGCTACGCCTATACCGACATCATGCTGGGCCGCTCCAAGGCCATGATCTGCGGCGGCGTGGAATCCACCATCGCCGTGCTGGCCGTCTCCGGCTTCAACGCCCTGAAGGCCCTCTCCACCCGCAACGACGACCCGAAGCGCGCCTCGCGCCCCTTCGACAAGGAGCGCACCGGCTTCGTCATCGGCGAAGGCGCGGGCATCCTCGTGCTGGAGGAACTGGAGTTCGCCAAGGCGCGCGGCGCGCGCATCCTGGCGGAGGTGGTGGGCTTCGGCGCTTCCGGCGACGCCTTCCACATGACCGCCCCCCCCGAGAGCGGCGAAGGCATGGCCCTGGCCATGGGCGCGGCCCTGCGCGAGTCGGGCCTCAAGCCCGAGGAGATCGACTGCGTGAACGCCCACGGCACCTCCACGCAGTTGAACGACGCCTGCGAGACCAAGGCCGTCAAGACCGTCTTCGGCAGCCACGCCCACAAGCTCTCGGTCACAGCCAACAAGTCCATGATCGGCCACTGCCTCGGCGCGGCCGGAGCCATCGAGAGCGTCTTCTCGATCAAGTCCATCATGGAGCAGGTGGTGCCCCCCACCATCAACTACACCACCCCCGACCCTGACTGCGACCTGGACTACACACCGGGCGAGCCGCGCAAGCGCGAGGTGCGGGCCGTGATGAACAACTCCTTCGGCTTCGGCGGAACCAACGCCAGCGTCGTCTTCAAGCGCTTCGAATAG
- a CDS encoding beta-ketoacyl-ACP synthase III, translating to MQPRFTLEGFGRYVPQRVLTNADLESIVETSDDWITTRTGIKERRIVAPGEACTDLAAHAARAALDNAGRAAGELSHIYVATFTPDTVCPPAACTLQDKLGLKNLACMDIAAACSGFLFALDTAMGAVARKPDSVVLVCASEVVTSRTNWADRATCVLFGDGAGAVVLSNREPKPGQASVRDIIIQSDGALGPLLTVKGGGSAHPYKLGQTVDADHFIEMIGPEIYKNAVRNMTQVCEDILARNALTMNDVDLFIPHQANLRIMEGVAKRLRCPEAKVMITVDRYGNTAAASAPIALADALAEGRVGPGSRVLMTTFGGGFTWAAALLEFA from the coding sequence ATGCAGCCACGCTTCACGCTTGAAGGCTTCGGCCGTTACGTCCCGCAACGGGTGCTCACCAACGCGGACCTCGAATCCATCGTGGAAACGAGCGACGACTGGATCACCACGCGCACAGGCATCAAGGAACGGCGCATCGTCGCCCCCGGCGAGGCCTGCACCGACCTTGCCGCCCACGCCGCCCGCGCGGCCCTGGACAACGCCGGGCGCGCCGCCGGGGAGTTGAGCCACATCTACGTGGCGACCTTCACCCCCGACACCGTCTGCCCCCCGGCCGCCTGCACCCTCCAGGACAAGCTGGGCCTCAAGAACCTGGCCTGCATGGACATCGCCGCCGCCTGCTCGGGATTTCTCTTCGCGCTGGACACCGCCATGGGCGCCGTCGCGCGCAAGCCCGACTCCGTGGTGCTGGTGTGCGCCTCGGAAGTGGTCACCAGCCGCACCAACTGGGCCGACCGCGCCACCTGCGTGCTCTTCGGAGACGGCGCGGGGGCCGTGGTGCTCTCCAACCGCGAGCCCAAGCCAGGCCAGGCCAGCGTGCGCGACATCATCATCCAGAGCGACGGGGCGCTCGGCCCCCTGCTCACCGTGAAGGGCGGCGGCTCGGCCCACCCCTACAAGCTGGGCCAGACCGTGGACGCCGACCACTTCATCGAGATGATCGGCCCCGAAATCTACAAGAACGCCGTGCGAAACATGACCCAGGTCTGCGAGGACATCCTGGCCCGCAACGCCCTGACCATGAACGACGTGGACCTCTTCATCCCCCACCAGGCCAACCTGCGCATCATGGAAGGCGTGGCCAAGCGCCTGCGCTGCCCCGAGGCCAAGGTGATGATCACCGTGGACCGCTACGGCAACACCGCCGCCGCTTCGGCCCCCATCGCCCTGGCCGACGCCCTGGCCGAGGGCCGCGTGGGCCCGGGCTCGCGCGTGCTCATGACCACCTTCGGCGGCGGCTTCACCTGGGCGGCGGCGCTGCTGGAATTCGCCTAG